A portion of the Macadamia integrifolia cultivar HAES 741 unplaced genomic scaffold, SCU_Mint_v3 scaffold779, whole genome shotgun sequence genome contains these proteins:
- the LOC122069955 gene encoding probable LRR receptor-like serine/threonine-protein kinase At3g47570 isoform X2: MALQPPLMSLSLSCLLLCTSLLWVFGLEPVTSAEGTDTDQLALIEFKRLISGDPSGALSSWNDSLHFCNWKGVTCGRRHQRVSSLDLQAQGLSLLLSNNSFGGEIPTNLTNCYNLREIMISRNNLIGKIPIQFGSLSKLETLSMFANKLNGEIPSSFGNLSSIQAISLAANSLSGSISEFLSRLTSLRTLKLLSNNLSGKFLSSLYNLSSLTTVNIVYNQFQGSFPVDYGLSLPNLNYLAIGGNNFTGTIPDSLSNISTLGLVDLMGNNFVGPIPESLGVLQNLSWLTLGSNYFGAGRANDLNFLTSLTNCSSLGMLDFTFNGFQGQLPNSLANLSTQLTFLAFGNNKFSGTIPAGIENLVRLTVLGLESNLFSGNIPIGIGKLQNLQRLFSNSNRLSGQIPHSICNIPLLYELHLDDNNLTGNIPSCLGNSQHLQLLTLSDNKLQGPIPKELFGISSLTILLNLSHNSLVGSLPLEVGKLGNLAALDISQNRLSGEIPSSIGDCISLEYLYMGGNLFNGTIPQSLTLLKGIQDLDLSHNNLSKQIPKDLENLYALRNLNLSFNNLEGEIPTKGVFGNASEVSVAGNGKLCGGIPDLQLPACTIHGSTEQGKSQAVKLILAIILAVVSSVLISFLLALYWVRKSRSKPPSTPLIGDPHLKISYKELFQATRGFSSANLIGSGSFGFVYKGSINQDEKFVAVKVLNLQNPRAYKSFMAECEALRNIRHRNLVRIVTSCSSLDSKGNDFKALVYEFMPNGSIEDWLHPPIDTHNDARNLSLIQRLNIAIDVASGLDYLHHHCHSSIVHCDLKPSNVLLDNDMIAHVSDFGLARLLLEPNNNSSRNERSSIGIKGSIGYTAPEYGMGGVASIYGDVFSYGILLLEMFTGKRPTDEMFKDDLNLHNFAKIAFPEQLMQILDPIILPKEEKGEEIGAADINNSEGSSHRREKLQHCITSIIGIALQCSTESPTERMDMKDVKRELHLIKCNFIGGGIHQ, from the exons AGTCTCCTTCTGTCTAACAACAGTTTCGGAGGAGAAATACCAACCAATCTGACAAATTGTTACAATCTCAGAGAAATTATGATTAGCCGAAACAATCTGATTGGAAAGATTCCTATCCAGTTTGGATCCTTGTCGAAGCTTGAGACTCTTTCTATGTTTGCCAACAAATTAAATGGAGAAATTCCATCTTCTTTTGGGAACCTTTCTTCCATCCAAGCCATCTCACTTGCAGCAAATAGTTTAAGTGGGAGCATTTCTGAATTCCTTAGCAGGCTAACAAGCTTAAGGACCCTTAAACTTCTATCAAACAATCTGTCTGGTAAGTTTTTGTCCTCACTCTACAACCTCTCATCTCTCACTACTGTTAATATTGTATATAACCAGTTTCAGGGGAGCTTTCCTGTAGACTATGGACTTTCTCTCCCAAATCTCAACTATCTTGCTATTGGTGGAAACAATTTCACTGGAACCATTCCAGATTCTCTATCCAATATTTCGACACTTGGATTAGTTGATTTAATGGGTAATAACTTTGTTGGACCAATACCTGAGAGTCTAGGAGTATTGCAGAATCTGAGTTGGCTTACTTTGGGTAGTAATTATTTTGGAGCAGGAAGGGCAAATGATTTGAATTTTCTGACTTCCTTAACCAACTGTAGTAGTCTAGGAATGTTGGATTTTACATTCAATGGCTTCCAAGGTCAGTTGCCCAACTCTCTTGCCAATCTCTCAACCCAGCTCACATTTCTTGCATTTGGTAACAACAAGTTCTCTGGAACCATCCCTGCTGGGATTGAGAATCTGGTCAGATTAACTGTGTTGGGTCTGGAATCAAACTTATTTAGTGGTAATATTCCGATTGGTATTGGGAAGCTTCAAAACCTGCAAAGATTGTTCTCGAATTCAAATAGACTCTCAGGACAGATACCACATTCTATATGCAATATCCCTCTTTTGTATGAACTCCATTTAGATGATAACAACTTGACTGGCAACATTCCTTCCTGTCTTGGAAATTCTCAACATTTACAGCTCTTAACCCTCTCTGATAACAAACTCCAAGGTCCCATACCTAAAGAACTCTTTGGTATTTCCTCCCTAACAATTCTTCTTAACTTGTCTCATAATTCCCTGGTTGGATCCTTACCTTTGGAAGTCGGTAAATTGGGAAATCTTGCTGCGTTAGACATCTCCCAAAATAGATTGTCTGGAGAAATTCCCTCCTCTATTGGCGATTGTATTAGTTTGGAATATCTTTACATGGGGGGTAATTTATTTAATGGAACCATTCCTCAATCTTTGACTCTTTTGAAGGGAATTCAAGATTTGGATCTGTCACACAACAACTTATCAAAACAAATTCCTAAAGATCTTGAAAATCTTTATGCCTTGCGCAATCTGAATTTGTCTTTCAATAATCTTGAGGGTGAGATACCAACAAAAGGAGTCTTTGGAAATGCAAGTGAGGTTTCAGTGGCTGGAAATGGTAAACTTTGTGGGGGCATACCTGACTTACAATTGCCAGCATGCACAATCCATGGATCTACAGAACAAGGAAAGTCCCAAGCTGTCAAATTAATTTTGGCAATAATTCTTGCGGttgtttcttctgttttgatatcttttcttcttgctctttattgggttagaaaatcaagaagtaaGCCTCCATCCACCCCATTAATTGGTGATCCGCATCTAAAGATTTCATACAAAGAATTATTCCAAGCTACTAGGGGATTTTCTTCCGCCAATTTGATAGGCTCTGGTAGTTTTGGCTTTGTGTATAAAGGAAGCATCAACCAGGATGAAAAATTTGTGGCAGTGAAGGTACTTAACCTTCAAAATCCAAGAGCATACAAGAGTTTTATGGCAGAATGTGAAGCATTGAGAAACATACGGCATCGAAATCTTGTTAGGATTGTAACGTCTTGTTCAAGTCTAGATTCAAAAGGAAATGATTTCAAAGCCCTTGTTTATGAGTTTATGCCTAATGGGAGTATAGAAGATTGGTTGCATCCACCCATAGACACACACAATGATGCAAGGAACTTAAGCCTTATCCAAAGACTAAATATCGCGATTGATGTGGCTTCTGGATTGGATTACCTTCATCACCATTGTCACTCATCTATTGTTCATTGTGACTTGAAGCCAAGTAATGTTCTTCTTGACAATGATATGATTGCTCATGTCAGTGATTTTGGTTTGGCAAGGCTTCTTTTGGAACCAAACAACAATTCATCTCGGAATGAAAGAAGTTCAATTGGGATAAAAGGATCTATTGGCTATACTGCTCCAG AGTATGGCATGGGTGGAGTGGCATCAATATATGGAGATGTGTTTAGCTATGGGATCCTTTTATTGGAGATGTTCACAGGAAAAAGACCCACAGATGAGATGTTTAAAGATGATCTAAATCTCCATAATTTTGCCAAGATTGCTTTTCCTGAACAACTGATGCAGATTTTGGATCCAATAATTCTACCCAAGGAAGAAAAGGGTGAAGAAATAGGAGCGGCAGATATCAACAACTCTGAAGGTTCTAGTCATAGGAGAGAAAAATTGCAACATTGCATCACTTCAATTATTGGAATTGCTCTCCAGTGCTCTACAGAATCTCCTACAGAACGAATGGACATGAAAGATGTTAAAAGGGAACTACATTTGATCAAGTGTAATTTTATTGGAGGAGGAATACATCAGTAG